From a single Flavobacteriales bacterium genomic region:
- a CDS encoding IS4 family transposase, which translates to MVESTFFTGQPVMSQLLSLIPKSVVKELALEYGADRYCKNFFAYDHLVTLLFNSFTQCDSLRALISGIQVNQHRLLHWGLLHTPTRRPSEFFEALFHRLHRLHMGGLPDSLPKNKRMLERLFIMDSTTISLFTEAMHGAGGYGKNGRKKGGAKAHVLMRAQEDVPCFVHITEAKRNNKVIFPLLKLPPGSIIVLDKGYNSYAQYRTWGQDQVSYITRLNENSIIRIEADRALSDNQKKLGVLADQMVELSRLSNRKTIRLKARVVRFYDADNKRKFNFLTNDFVHAPATIAALYKRRWQIELLFRRIKQSNPLRYFLGDTPNAIKIQIWSALIADLLVKVIKDRVERGSKRRWAFSNISAIIRQHLGTYVHLIHFLREPDKALLKYRPPDTPNRQLQLNL; encoded by the coding sequence ATGGTCGAAAGTACTTTTTTTACCGGACAGCCGGTCATGTCTCAGCTACTTTCTTTGATTCCAAAGAGTGTTGTGAAAGAATTGGCATTGGAGTATGGAGCAGATCGATACTGCAAGAACTTCTTCGCTTATGACCACCTTGTTACGCTTTTGTTCAACTCCTTTACCCAGTGCGATTCCTTGCGTGCATTGATAAGCGGCATACAGGTGAACCAGCACAGGTTGCTACACTGGGGTTTGTTGCACACGCCTACACGTCGGCCGTCTGAATTTTTCGAAGCGCTATTTCATCGACTGCATCGATTACATATGGGGGGTTTACCGGACAGCCTACCGAAGAACAAACGGATGTTGGAACGGTTATTCATTATGGACTCAACCACTATAAGCTTGTTTACCGAGGCCATGCACGGTGCCGGGGGCTATGGTAAGAATGGTCGAAAAAAGGGCGGTGCCAAAGCCCATGTACTTATGCGTGCGCAAGAAGATGTACCCTGCTTCGTGCATATTACAGAGGCCAAGCGCAACAACAAAGTGATCTTCCCTTTGTTGAAACTACCTCCAGGCTCGATCATTGTACTGGACAAGGGATATAATAGCTATGCGCAATACCGCACATGGGGCCAAGATCAAGTCTCTTACATCACCCGGCTAAATGAGAACTCCATTATCCGAATAGAAGCTGATCGAGCGCTTTCCGACAATCAGAAAAAGCTAGGAGTGCTCGCCGACCAAATGGTTGAACTCTCGCGTTTGAGCAATCGTAAAACCATAAGACTCAAAGCGCGCGTTGTGCGATTCTACGATGCGGATAACAAACGCAAGTTCAATTTTTTGACCAACGACTTCGTTCATGCCCCGGCGACGATCGCCGCCTTATATAAGCGTCGTTGGCAGATCGAATTGCTCTTTAGACGGATCAAGCAGAGCAACCCTTTGAGGTACTTTCTTGGCGATACACCTAATGCGATCAAGATCCAGATCTGGTCCGCATTGATAGCGGACTTGTTGGTAAAAGTGATCAAGGACCGTGTGGAACGAGGTTCAAAACGCCGTTGGGCCTTTAGTAATATCAGTGCGATTATCCGTCAACACTTAGGCACCTACGTACACCTGATCCACTTTTTGCGCGAGCCTGATAAAGCCTTGCTCAAGTACAGGCCGCCGGATACTCCAAACAGACAATTACAACTTAACCTATGA
- the dinB gene encoding DNA polymerase IV produces the protein MERTILHLDLNTFFVSVERLREPKLIGRPVLIGSDSDRGVVASCSYEARTFGVRSAMPMKMAKQLCPEAIILRGDSGAYLRKSDEVTEIIRAHVPLFEKSSVDEFYADLSGTDRFQGSWKMATELRQRIIKESGLPNSFGMSINKTVSKVATGEAKHRPDGQLQVPGGTEKPFLAPMPIERIPGVGGKTAHLLRSMGVAKIHTLQELQMDLMYRLLGEHGPVLWRKANGIDNSPVIAWHERKSISTERTFSRDTIDVVKLKGLLTAMAESLTFQLRKGSKLTSCIAVKIRYADMNTHTKQLRIGYTACDHIILPSIHELFRTLYDRRQRIRLIGVRYSHLVGGGHQMDAFTDTQEAMNLYQAMDKVRKRFGDRVVMRAAGMDAKSIGRMDNPFDGQAPVLLANRRT, from the coding sequence ATGGAACGAACGATCCTCCATCTGGACCTCAATACCTTCTTCGTTAGCGTGGAACGCCTGCGCGAGCCGAAGCTGATCGGCCGGCCTGTGCTAATTGGTAGCGATAGCGATCGCGGCGTGGTGGCGAGCTGCAGCTATGAGGCCCGCACGTTCGGTGTGCGCAGCGCCATGCCCATGAAGATGGCCAAACAGCTCTGCCCGGAGGCGATCATTCTGCGTGGCGATAGCGGGGCCTACCTGCGAAAGAGCGATGAGGTCACCGAGATCATCCGCGCGCATGTACCGCTGTTCGAGAAGAGCAGCGTGGACGAGTTCTACGCCGACCTGAGCGGCACCGACCGTTTCCAAGGCAGTTGGAAGATGGCCACCGAACTGCGCCAACGGATCATCAAAGAGAGCGGGCTGCCGAACAGTTTCGGAATGAGCATCAACAAGACCGTGAGCAAGGTGGCCACCGGCGAAGCGAAGCACCGGCCCGATGGACAACTACAGGTGCCAGGCGGTACCGAAAAGCCCTTCCTCGCACCCATGCCGATAGAGCGCATTCCCGGCGTTGGCGGCAAGACGGCGCACCTGTTGCGCAGCATGGGCGTGGCCAAGATCCACACATTGCAAGAGCTACAGATGGACCTGATGTATCGCTTACTCGGCGAGCACGGCCCGGTGCTATGGCGCAAGGCGAATGGCATCGACAATAGCCCGGTGATCGCTTGGCACGAGCGCAAGAGCATCAGCACCGAACGTACTTTTTCACGCGACACGATCGACGTGGTGAAACTGAAGGGACTGCTCACCGCCATGGCCGAGAGCCTCACCTTCCAACTGCGCAAAGGCAGCAAGCTCACCAGTTGCATCGCCGTGAAGATCCGCTACGCCGATATGAACACGCACACCAAGCAGCTACGCATCGGATACACGGCCTGCGACCACATCATACTACCCTCGATCCACGAGCTGTTCCGCACGCTCTACGACCGTCGCCAGCGGATCCGTTTGATCGGTGTGCGCTATAGTCACTTGGTGGGTGGCGGCCACCAGATGGATGCATTCACCGATACGCAAGAGGCCATGAACCTGTACCAAGCGATGGACAAGGTGCGCAAGCGTTTTGGTGATCGCGTGGTGATGCGTGCGGCGGGGATGGATGCGAAGAGCATTGGAAGGATGGACAACCCGTTCGATGGGCAAGCACCGGTGCTGTTGGCGAATAGGAGGACGTGA
- a CDS encoding ORF6N domain-containing protein has protein sequence MLETLSSNNVLLEPATAYSITPPDAAIAAKVHVIRGQKVMLDRDLAELYGVETKQLKRQVRRNMGRFPLDFMFELTNEEAQRSRSQFGTLKQGENIKYLPMAFTEQGVAMLSSVLGSEQAILVNIHIIRIFTRMREALLSNKDILQKLERLEEQVVGHDGEIQELFDHLTEMIAPPEAPRKSIGFKPYDA, from the coding sequence ATGTTAGAAACTTTGTCAAGTAATAATGTGCTGTTGGAGCCTGCTACGGCATACTCCATCACCCCGCCAGATGCGGCGATTGCGGCCAAAGTCCACGTCATTCGCGGGCAGAAGGTGATGTTGGATCGCGACTTGGCGGAATTGTATGGTGTAGAGACCAAGCAACTAAAACGACAAGTTCGCAGGAACATGGGACGTTTTCCCTTGGATTTCATGTTCGAGTTGACCAATGAAGAAGCTCAACGTTCAAGGAGCCAATTTGGCACCTTGAAACAAGGAGAGAACATAAAGTATCTGCCCATGGCCTTTACAGAACAAGGTGTTGCCATGCTAAGCAGTGTTTTGGGTAGTGAGCAGGCCATCTTGGTCAACATCCACATTATTCGCATTTTCACCCGTATGCGGGAGGCGCTTCTTTCGAACAAGGATATCCTACAAAAGCTGGAAAGGCTGGAAGAACAAGTAGTGGGTCACGATGGTGAGATCCAAGAGCTGTTCGATCACCTGACCGAGATGATCGCACCGCCAGAAGCACCGAGAAAGTCCATTGGTTTCAAACCTTATGACGCATGA
- a CDS encoding ORF6N domain-containing protein: protein MVSEPIATYGLKALTDNLITEKVRFIRGQKVMLDRDLAELYGVEVKRLKEQVRRNMDRFPEAFMFELTLEEAENSRSHFATLKQGENIKYLPFAFTEHGILMAANVLKSKPAISVSIRIIDLFVRMREVLMAHKDILLRLEQLEKGVGDNRADIQAMFHHLKKLLTEPAGPRTRIGYKTDEA from the coding sequence ATGGTGTCCGAACCCATTGCCACCTATGGTCTAAAGGCGCTGACCGATAACCTGATCACGGAGAAGGTCCGCTTTATTCGCGGTCAGAAGGTTATGCTGGACCGCGATCTGGCGGAGTTGTATGGTGTCGAGGTTAAGCGCCTCAAGGAGCAAGTGCGTCGGAACATGGATCGGTTCCCAGAAGCATTCATGTTCGAATTGACACTGGAAGAGGCAGAAAATTCAAGGTCGCATTTTGCGACCTTGAAACAGGGCGAGAACATCAAATACCTGCCTTTCGCCTTCACAGAGCACGGTATCCTAATGGCGGCCAACGTGCTCAAGAGCAAGCCAGCCATCTCTGTGAGCATACGCATCATTGACCTCTTCGTGCGCATGCGTGAAGTTTTAATGGCACACAAGGATATTCTACTTCGGTTGGAGCAATTGGAGAAAGGGGTAGGAGACAACAGGGCAGACATCCAAGCGATGTTTCACCACCTGAAGAAGCTCCTCACCGAACCCGCTGGACCGCGCACGCGGATCGGCTACAAAACCGATGAAGCATGA
- a CDS encoding LexA family transcriptional regulator, producing the protein MITNPVFGANIKLLRSRRGRSQEETAVGLDVKRSSYSGYENGTAEPSFDLLLRLSEYFKISVDKLLKDDLTALSESQLGILERGGDLDLSGKRLRVLATTVNSEDRENVELVPEKAKAGYALGYADPEYISILPTFQMPFLARDRKYRTFQISGDSMPPVADGSWVTGEYVQNWQTIRDGQPYIVVTKDDGIVFKVLYNKLKENGNLLLCSTNPLYVPYEVPINNVLEIWKFVHFISAELPEPNLSRDELTRSVQDLRKEVSQLRLAMEQQGRLAL; encoded by the coding sequence ATGATAACCAACCCCGTCTTCGGAGCAAACATCAAGCTCCTCCGCTCACGCCGCGGTCGTTCCCAAGAAGAAACCGCCGTCGGCCTCGATGTTAAACGCAGTAGCTACAGCGGCTACGAAAATGGCACTGCAGAGCCGTCGTTCGATCTGCTTTTACGCTTGAGTGAATACTTCAAGATCAGCGTGGACAAGTTGCTCAAGGATGACCTCACGGCATTGAGCGAAAGCCAGCTCGGCATATTGGAGCGTGGCGGTGATCTCGACCTTAGTGGTAAGCGCCTGCGCGTATTGGCAACCACAGTGAATAGCGAAGATCGCGAGAATGTGGAACTGGTGCCGGAGAAAGCGAAGGCCGGTTATGCGTTGGGCTATGCCGATCCGGAATACATAAGCATACTGCCCACTTTCCAGATGCCATTCTTGGCACGCGATCGCAAGTACCGCACCTTCCAGATCAGCGGCGATAGCATGCCACCCGTTGCTGATGGGTCCTGGGTTACCGGCGAGTACGTACAGAACTGGCAGACCATCCGCGATGGGCAACCATACATCGTTGTCACCAAGGATGATGGTATCGTTTTCAAGGTACTTTACAACAAGCTGAAGGAGAATGGCAACCTTCTTCTGTGCAGCACCAACCCATTGTATGTACCCTATGAAGTGCCGATCAACAACGTATTGGAGATCTGGAAGTTCGTTCACTTCATCAGTGCGGAACTACCCGAGCCAAATCTTTCCCGTGACGAACTTACACGTAGCGTGCAGGATCTGCGCAAAGAGGTGAGCCAATTGCGTCTGGCCATGGAGCAGCAGGGTAGGTTGGCGTTGTAA
- a CDS encoding VOC family protein yields the protein MNSQFHLAFATTDLKRIRAFYGKFLGCTEGRSAETWVDYDFFGHQLTVQEVPKLTKIARIYNPKSSVPANHWGIVLGMADWKKLRDKFTKLGITFFMEPRIVMKGKMGEQMSMFIEDPEGNAIEFKAFTHAEELFKKE from the coding sequence ATGAACAGCCAATTTCATCTTGCGTTTGCTACCACTGACCTGAAACGCATAAGAGCCTTCTACGGAAAATTCCTTGGCTGCACTGAGGGGCGTAGCGCAGAGACTTGGGTGGATTATGATTTCTTCGGACACCAATTGACCGTTCAGGAGGTACCTAAATTGACCAAGATCGCTAGGATCTACAACCCAAAAAGTAGCGTGCCTGCCAACCACTGGGGTATTGTACTAGGCATGGCGGACTGGAAGAAACTGCGTGATAAATTCACCAAACTGGGGATCACCTTTTTCATGGAACCACGGATAGTGATGAAAGGAAAAATGGGGGAACAAATGAGTATGTTCATCGAAGACCCAGAGGGCAATGCGATTGAATTCAAAGCATTTACGCATGCGGAAGAATTGTTCAAGAAAGAGTGA
- a CDS encoding DNA primase has product MQRLIRSFATLTDELKEKLQVQFPDGIDSSHIKTVPTAKGEMLRVIELHTADAMYLIKINPESRAEIDEYLDNEDGDVPDDDIGDDVTDDLENDDDDDNNDNDAPDEDDDDDDED; this is encoded by the coding sequence ATGCAACGACTCATACGCTCCTTCGCCACCTTGACCGATGAACTCAAGGAAAAACTTCAGGTCCAGTTCCCGGACGGGATCGACAGTTCGCACATCAAGACAGTTCCCACTGCCAAGGGAGAAATGCTGCGCGTGATCGAACTGCACACTGCCGATGCCATGTACTTGATCAAGATCAACCCCGAAAGCCGTGCGGAGATCGACGAGTACCTGGACAATGAAGATGGTGATGTGCCGGACGATGATATTGGAGATGATGTTACCGATGATCTGGAGAACGACGACGACGATGACAATAATGACAACGACGCACCGGACGAGGATGACGATGACGACGACGAGGATTGA
- a CDS encoding deoxyhypusine synthase family protein, with protein sequence MSSKRPLSDFMENNYLHFNAAALVDAAKGYKTHLAQGRKMMVTLAGAMSTAELGKTFAEMIRQGKVDIISCTGANLEEDVMNLVAHDHYERVPHYRDLTPTEERALLDRGMNRVTDTCIPEHEAFRRLEKHVVDLWTADDKSGNRRFPHQYFYEMINSGVLKQYYQIDPKNSWMVAAAERNIPIICPGWEDSTLGNIFAGHCMVGDCKPGMMKSGIEYMMFLADWYTNNCGDDGIGFFQIGGGIAGDFPICVVPMLQQDLQRETPFWSYFCQISDSTTSYGSYSGAVPNEKITWGKLDIGTPKFIIESDATIVAPLIFAYVLDM encoded by the coding sequence ATGAGTAGCAAACGCCCCCTTTCTGATTTCATGGAGAACAACTACCTGCATTTCAATGCAGCTGCTCTCGTGGACGCCGCAAAAGGATATAAGACCCACTTGGCCCAAGGCCGAAAAATGATGGTGACCCTAGCTGGCGCCATGAGTACCGCCGAATTGGGAAAGACATTCGCAGAAATGATACGCCAAGGGAAAGTGGATATTATCAGTTGTACAGGTGCCAATTTGGAGGAGGACGTGATGAACCTTGTAGCACACGACCATTACGAGCGCGTACCACATTATCGCGATCTAACACCAACAGAGGAGCGTGCACTTTTGGATCGTGGCATGAATCGCGTTACGGATACATGCATACCCGAACACGAAGCTTTCCGCCGATTGGAAAAACACGTAGTGGACCTTTGGACCGCCGATGATAAAAGCGGAAACCGTCGTTTCCCACATCAGTATTTCTACGAGATGATCAACAGTGGCGTACTGAAGCAGTACTACCAGATCGACCCGAAGAACAGTTGGATGGTTGCAGCCGCAGAGCGCAATATCCCTATCATATGCCCAGGATGGGAAGACAGTACGTTGGGTAACATTTTTGCAGGTCACTGCATGGTCGGGGACTGTAAACCCGGTATGATGAAAAGCGGGATCGAGTACATGATGTTCTTAGCCGATTGGTATACCAACAATTGCGGTGATGATGGCATTGGCTTTTTCCAGATCGGGGGAGGCATTGCAGGCGATTTCCCGATCTGTGTTGTTCCCATGTTGCAACAAGACCTTCAACGCGAAACCCCATTCTGGAGCTATTTCTGCCAGATAAGTGATAGCACCACCAGCTACGGAAGTTATAGTGGTGCAGTACCCAACGAGAAGATCACATGGGGAAAGTTGGACATTGGAACTCCTAAATTCATCATAGAAAGTGACGCAACTATAGTTGCACCACTGATATTTGCATACGTATTGGATATGTAG
- a CDS encoding arginine decarboxylase, which translates to MKTRYIDLIEQTFDFPKDEFKLNGDDLVWNDLPLMDILEKHGSPLRITWLPKIGEKIDLARECFAKALKTHDYNGTYKYFYCTKSNHFSYVVDKVLKKGVDLETSSAYDLEMIEVLISRGRITKDSKILCNGFKDEAYIKGIGSLVNRGYNVVPIIDNMAEMYMLDEVIEGTCDIGIRIAAEEAPKFEFYTSRLGIGYKDIIPFYMRNVSKQKKFKLKLMHFFINTGITDTAYYWNELSKCVNVYCDLKKLCPTLDTLDIGGGLPIKNSLNFNFDVEYMIGEIVGRIKDVCHENRVAEPDIWSEFGSFTVSDSGATFFSVVYQKKQNEKERWNMIDGSFMTTLPDTWAISKRFIMLPVNNWNDEYERVFLGGMTCDSDDYYNSEQHINAIYMPKYQEDRKQYIGYFNTGAYQDTLGGFGGIQHCLIPKPKHVLIDRVEDGTLVDRVFAERQSAERMLQLLGYIE; encoded by the coding sequence ATGAAGACCCGCTATATCGACCTGATCGAACAAACCTTCGACTTTCCAAAAGACGAATTCAAGCTCAACGGTGATGATCTGGTCTGGAATGACCTGCCTTTGATGGACATCTTGGAAAAACATGGCTCACCATTGCGTATTACGTGGTTACCCAAGATCGGCGAGAAGATCGATCTTGCACGTGAATGTTTCGCCAAAGCGTTGAAAACGCACGATTACAACGGTACGTATAAGTACTTCTATTGCACGAAGAGTAATCACTTCAGCTACGTTGTTGATAAAGTACTGAAAAAAGGCGTTGATCTCGAAACAAGCAGCGCCTACGATCTTGAAATGATCGAGGTGCTCATCTCGCGTGGTCGCATTACAAAGGACTCAAAGATCCTATGTAACGGATTCAAGGATGAAGCTTATATCAAGGGTATAGGCTCGTTGGTGAACAGGGGATATAATGTTGTGCCGATCATCGACAACATGGCAGAAATGTACATGCTCGATGAAGTGATCGAAGGCACCTGCGATATCGGCATCCGCATTGCTGCAGAAGAGGCGCCAAAGTTCGAATTCTACACCAGTCGCCTAGGCATCGGGTACAAGGATATCATTCCCTTCTACATGCGTAATGTTAGCAAGCAGAAGAAATTCAAGCTGAAGTTGATGCACTTCTTCATCAATACCGGTATAACGGATACGGCATATTATTGGAACGAACTGAGCAAGTGCGTGAACGTCTACTGCGATCTGAAGAAGCTTTGCCCGACGTTGGACACCTTGGATATTGGTGGTGGCCTGCCGATCAAGAACAGCTTGAACTTCAATTTTGATGTGGAGTATATGATAGGAGAGATCGTAGGGCGTATCAAGGATGTATGCCACGAGAACCGTGTTGCAGAACCTGATATCTGGAGTGAATTCGGGAGTTTTACGGTCAGTGATAGTGGCGCAACTTTCTTCAGCGTTGTATATCAGAAAAAACAGAATGAAAAGGAACGGTGGAACATGATCGATGGAAGCTTCATGACGACCCTACCGGATACGTGGGCGATCAGCAAACGGTTCATCATGCTACCCGTGAACAACTGGAACGACGAATACGAACGCGTCTTTCTTGGCGGCATGACCTGCGATAGCGATGATTATTATAACAGCGAACAGCATATCAACGCGATCTACATGCCCAAGTATCAGGAAGATAGAAAACAGTACATAGGCTACTTCAATACCGGTGCTTACCAGGACACGCTTGGTGGTTTTGGAGGCATTCAACATTGTCTGATCCCAAAACCAAAGCATGTATTGATCGATCGGGTAGAGGATGGAACGCTGGTCGATCGTGTTTTTGCCGAACGCCAATCAGCCGAGCGGATGCTTCAATTGTTGGGGTACATTGAATAA